A genomic segment from Nicotiana sylvestris chromosome 1, ASM39365v2, whole genome shotgun sequence encodes:
- the LOC138872509 gene encoding uncharacterized protein, whose product MAVASEDEQWRLERFKKYKPPVFSGLALDNALGFLEECHRILDTMCILGFSGVSFTAFQLRGAAYQWWRTFELDSPVEATSPTWTQFSDMFLREFVPQSLKDAWSAVFEHLRQGTMTVLEYVVHTYQIHENQTTNNPSNPQF is encoded by the coding sequence atgGCAgtggcttcagaggatgagcagtggaggcttgagaggttcaaaaagtataagcctcctgtattcagtggtttagCATTGGATAATGCCCtgggatttctagaggagtgtcaccgtatcctcGACACTATGTGTATATTAGGAtttagtggggtttctttcactgccttccagcttcgaggagcagcctaccagtggtggcgtacttttgagttggacagtccagtTGAGGCAACATCCCCtacttggactcaattttcagatatgttcttgagagagtttgtccctCAAAGCCTCAAGGACGCATGGAGCGCGgtgtttgagcatttgcgccagggcacTATGACTGTTTTGGAGTATGTtgtccatacataccaaatacacgAAAATCAGAccacaaacaacccctcaaatccccaattctaa